The segment GCAGGGCCGCATTTTGTGGGGAGTGCTAAAATCCGGTTTTCAATTTTGTACAAAACGCCGCCGTACCCGGGACCGGATACGGCGGCGTCTGCCTGTTTTTATCAGTAGTTGATCTTTTTCAGCTCAAAATAGCTCTGGGGATGTGCGCACACCGGGCACTTGAGCGGTGCGGACTTGCCGATATAGGTATATCCGCAGTTCCGGCACTGCCACACCTGCTGTTCCTCGCGGGCAAACACTCTGCTGTTCTTCAGGTTGTCGGCCAACGCGCGGTAGCGCTCCTCGTGCTCCTTCTCGATCTGTGCCACCATGGTGAACAGGGCTGCGATCTGGGGGAAACCCTCTTCTTTGGCCTCTCTGGCCATACGGGGGTACATTTCCGTCCACTCGTCGTGCTCGCCGCCTGCGGCCATGTCCAGACAGGTCAGGGTATCGGGGATCGCGCCGCCGCACAGCAGCTTGAACCAGATCTTTGCGTGTTCCTTCTCGTTGCCGGCAGTCTCTTCAAAGATCGCGGCCAGCTGCTCGTAGCCTTCCTTTTTGGCCATGCTGGCAAAAAAGGTGTACTTATTGCGTGCCTGGCTCTCACCGGCAAATGCTTCCATCAGGTTTTTCTCGGTTTTGGTGCCCTTCAGTTCCATGGTGCTCTCCTTTCAAAAACGGATCTTCTGTCAGGATCGACCGATCCCGGCTCTATCATTCAGCCCGGCGGAAATTTTTCCGCCTGCGGCTCAGGTTCTGAACAGAGTATACCATATTCCCAATGCGAAATCAAGAATAATTCCTATTTATTTTAAGAATAGTTCTCACTTTCAATTGTGCTGCTTCAGGGCGCAGACTGCAATGCTCAGTGCACTCCATGCGGCCTGATACATCAGCACCGTCGCCACCGACAGCTCCCAGATGCTGCCCGCGCTGGTCAGCAGAGCCGCAATGACGATGGAGAACAGCACCGAGACCATCTGCACCGTGGTGGCACTGTTCTCAGCATTCTGGGCCTGATCTGCCGCCTGCAGGCCGCCGGTCAGGCTGGCAAAGCCCTTGAGATGGATCATGCAGCAGACGTCCGCCGGGTCGGCAGGTGCGGCCTTGATGGCATCGCACTGCTCCTGATCCAGCACCGTGACCATGCCCTCCGGCAGGCGGTACACCTCGGTGATATGCTTTGCGGTCAGGCTGGGGTCCTGACAGGTGACCATCAGCCGGATATTTTCCTTCTGCAGCACGGCAAGGCCCCGGGCCACATTGCGCCCGCCCACATACTTCAGTATGAACATTGCGTGCAGATTGCCGGAGACTGCCAGATACAGGATCTGCAGTTCCCCGTTTTTGGAGTGCTGCGCCTCATACTCTTCATCCGGCAGCGAGACGCCCTCCTTCTCCAGATAGCGGCGGGTGCCGATGAGGATGCGGTTATTATCGCACCAGCCCGAGAAGCCCAGTCCCCGATGCTGTTCCAGATCCTTGACCGGGAACAGGATGTCGGTACGGTCCTCGATGATCTGGCGGAACAGGCCCCGCAGGGCACCGTGGGTCTCGTTGAGCACACTGGCCGCATACAGGATCGCGCGGTCGATGCGGCCGCCCTTGAAGATGCGGATGTCCTCCAGCTGTGCGCTGTCGGTTGTGAACAGGTCGTCGGCGTCGATCTGCAGCGTATCGATACCGCCCAGCTGCTCAATGGCCTGCCAGCCGGGCACCACTGCACCCACAGCCGCAGCGGCGCGCTGCAGCCGCAGCGATGCAATGCCCGCGATGAGGGTGGAAGACAGCGGTGCACCCATGCACAGCACTGCGACCATGGCTGCAACGGCCTTGTTCCACCCGGCTCCTGCCAGCAGGAACAGCACACCGCTGAGCAGGGCAACGCCCAGCAGAATGTACGAGACCTTGCGGGCACGGCGCTCGCTGGCACGCTCGCACAGGCTCTGCTCCACAAAGCCTTCGGCATCCTGCATCGGGCGGCTCAGCAGCACCCATGGATCCTTCTGTTCCAGATCCCGTGCCAGCGCACGCAGCAGGTCCTTATCTCTGGCGCGGAAA is part of the Faecalibacterium sp. HTF-F genome and harbors:
- the rbr gene encoding rubrerythrin — protein: MELKGTKTEKNLMEAFAGESQARNKYTFFASMAKKEGYEQLAAIFEETAGNEKEHAKIWFKLLCGGAIPDTLTCLDMAAGGEHDEWTEMYPRMAREAKEEGFPQIAALFTMVAQIEKEHEERYRALADNLKNSRVFAREEQQVWQCRNCGYTYIGKSAPLKCPVCAHPQSYFELKKINY